Proteins from one Streptomyces genisteinicus genomic window:
- a CDS encoding FAD-binding oxidoreductase, with protein sequence MRGGTRSWWGWGNVEDAVTGAERDALTRRVAELLPGADLSVHEPPPLDAFGVGPSRVRAPRALQPLVSDGVRDRLAHSHGQAFRDVVRALLGSLPHVPDLVVRPTTEAEVVQVLDWCTDAGIAVVPFGGGSSVVGGVEPRFTDDGRGTVSLDLTSMNRVLEIDRTSRAALVEAGVLGPDLEARLRPHGLTLRFFPQSFEFSTLGGWLATRAGGHYATGPTHIDDLTESLRVVTPSGAVESRRLPKSGAGPSPDRLFLGSEGTLGVITRAWVRLQDRPRHRAGTSVAFTRYGDGVAAVRALAQSGLQPANCRLLDPMEALLNAGATTAVLVLGFESADHAVTGRMDRALEICRDHGGTPSAPVRVTDAAGERPRGGTAADTWRSSFLRMPYQRDALAAQGMIVETFETACTWDQFDAVRAAVDDAARDAMRRAGVTGVVTCRFTHAHPDGPAPYFGVFAAGTWGRTVEQWDEIKAAVSDALLAAGATITHHHAVGRDHRPWYDRQRPDLFAAALGAVKGTLDPAGILNPGVLLGPPALGTP encoded by the coding sequence GTGCGAGGCGGGACACGCTCGTGGTGGGGATGGGGAAACGTCGAGGACGCGGTCACCGGCGCCGAGCGCGACGCGCTGACCCGCCGGGTCGCCGAGCTGCTGCCGGGCGCCGACCTGAGCGTCCACGAACCGCCGCCCCTCGACGCGTTCGGCGTGGGACCGAGCAGGGTCCGGGCGCCGCGTGCACTGCAACCGCTGGTCTCCGACGGTGTGCGGGACCGGCTCGCCCACAGCCACGGGCAGGCGTTCCGCGACGTGGTCAGGGCGCTCCTGGGCAGCCTGCCCCACGTCCCCGACCTCGTCGTGCGCCCCACGACGGAGGCGGAGGTCGTGCAGGTGCTGGACTGGTGCACCGACGCCGGCATCGCGGTCGTCCCCTTCGGAGGAGGCTCCTCGGTGGTGGGCGGCGTCGAACCGCGCTTCACCGACGACGGCCGCGGCACGGTGAGTCTGGACCTCACCTCGATGAACCGCGTCCTCGAGATCGACCGCACCAGCCGGGCGGCACTCGTCGAAGCCGGTGTGCTCGGCCCGGACCTGGAGGCGCGACTGCGGCCGCACGGCCTCACCCTGCGGTTCTTCCCCCAGTCCTTCGAGTTCTCCACCCTCGGCGGCTGGCTGGCCACCCGGGCGGGCGGCCACTACGCGACGGGCCCCACGCACATCGACGACCTCACCGAATCGCTGCGCGTCGTCACCCCGTCCGGAGCCGTCGAGTCCCGCCGCCTGCCCAAGTCCGGCGCGGGCCCCTCCCCGGACCGGCTGTTCCTCGGTTCCGAGGGAACGCTCGGCGTGATCACCCGGGCCTGGGTCCGGTTGCAGGACCGGCCGCGTCACCGGGCCGGCACGTCGGTCGCCTTCACCCGGTACGGCGACGGCGTCGCCGCCGTGCGCGCCCTCGCCCAGTCCGGACTCCAGCCCGCCAACTGCCGTCTGCTGGACCCCATGGAGGCCCTGCTCAACGCCGGGGCCACGACAGCGGTGCTCGTCCTCGGCTTCGAGTCGGCCGACCACGCCGTCACCGGCCGCATGGACCGCGCGCTGGAGATCTGCCGGGACCACGGCGGCACCCCGTCCGCACCCGTGCGCGTCACCGACGCCGCCGGCGAACGCCCCCGGGGCGGCACGGCCGCCGACACCTGGCGCTCCTCGTTCCTCAGGATGCCGTACCAGCGCGACGCGCTGGCGGCCCAGGGGATGATCGTGGAGACCTTCGAGACCGCCTGCACCTGGGACCAGTTCGACGCCGTCCGCGCCGCCGTGGACGACGCCGCGCGCGACGCCATGCGCCGCGCCGGTGTCACCGGCGTCGTCACCTGCCGCTTCACCCATGCCCACCCCGACGGCCCGGCACCGTACTTCGGCGTCTTTGCCGCGGGCACCTGGGGGCGGACGGTGGAGCAGTGGGACGAGATCAAGGCGGCCGTGTCCGACGCGCTGCTCGCCGCGGGCGCCACCATCACCCATCACCACGCGGTCGGCCGCGACCACCGGCCGTGGTACGACCGCCAGCGTCCCGACCTGTTCGCCGCGGCCCTCGGGGCGGTGAAGGGGACGCTCGACCCCGCCGGCATCCTCAACCCCGGCGTCCTCCTCGGTCCACCCGCCCTCGGCACGCCGTGA
- a CDS encoding GNAT family N-acetyltransferase yields MTLPTPELRTARLRLRPFADTDAAPLYALHSDAHVLRYWDSPPWTEQARGARFIATCRRIEEEGTGARLAVERLGDGAFIGWCALHSWNPDFRSASLTYVFEAPAWGRGYGTETAHAVLRWAFDTLDLNRVQAETDTRNTASARVLEKLGFVREGTLREDCVVDGDVSDSWVFGLLRREWRPAPGDR; encoded by the coding sequence ATGACACTGCCCACCCCTGAACTGCGCACCGCGCGGCTGCGGTTGCGGCCGTTCGCCGACACCGACGCGGCGCCGCTCTACGCGCTGCACAGCGACGCCCACGTGCTGCGCTACTGGGACTCCCCGCCGTGGACCGAACAGGCCCGCGGCGCGCGCTTCATCGCGACCTGCCGCAGGATCGAGGAGGAGGGCACGGGAGCGCGGCTGGCCGTCGAGCGCCTCGGCGACGGTGCGTTCATCGGCTGGTGCGCCCTGCACAGCTGGAACCCGGACTTCCGCAGCGCTTCCCTCACGTACGTCTTCGAGGCCCCCGCGTGGGGCCGCGGCTACGGCACGGAGACCGCGCACGCCGTCCTGCGGTGGGCGTTCGACACCCTGGACCTGAACCGCGTGCAGGCCGAGACCGACACCCGCAACACGGCGTCCGCCCGGGTCCTGGAGAAGCTCGGCTTCGTCCGCGAGGGAACCCTCCGGGAGGACTGCGTCGTCGACGGCGACGTCTCCGACTCCTGGGTCTTCGGCCTCCTCCGCCGCGAGTGGCGGCCGGCGCCGGGCGACCGATGA
- a CDS encoding DUF6328 family protein, with amino-acid sequence MTVTDHPERRLHDVERDEPDATDGADRESPHERVNRRWNEILQETRVAQTGVQILFGFLLSVAFTPLFRELGPFDRGLYVVTVVLGASSTAALIAPVAIHRILSGLRMKHEVVEAAGRFMACGMVMLALTIGCTLMLILDAVLPEAAAAALVGTVMFWFVVCWVVVPLRIRRKAGRRET; translated from the coding sequence ATGACCGTCACCGACCACCCCGAGAGACGGCTCCACGACGTGGAGCGCGACGAGCCCGACGCCACCGATGGCGCGGACCGGGAGAGCCCCCACGAGCGGGTGAACCGCCGCTGGAACGAGATCCTCCAGGAGACCAGGGTCGCGCAGACCGGTGTGCAGATCCTCTTCGGCTTCCTGCTCAGCGTCGCGTTCACCCCGCTCTTCCGCGAACTCGGCCCGTTCGACCGGGGGTTGTACGTGGTCACCGTCGTCCTCGGGGCCTCGTCGACCGCCGCGCTGATAGCGCCGGTGGCGATCCACCGCATTCTGTCCGGGCTCCGCATGAAGCACGAAGTCGTCGAGGCCGCCGGGCGTTTCATGGCCTGCGGCATGGTCATGCTCGCCCTGACCATCGGCTGCACCCTGATGCTGATACTCGACGCGGTCCTCCCCGAGGCCGCCGCCGCGGCCCTCGTCGGCACCGTCATGTTCTGGTTCGTGGTCTGCTGGGTCGTCGTCCCCCTCCGCATCCGCCGCAAGGCGGGCAGGCGCGAGACCTGA